agatatataattaatatataattcgaTTATGGAGAATAACTCCATCTGATCAATTATTCAAATAAGTTGGATTAAACACggtaaatatatttaatataataatatataaagtagCAAAAACATCTATTAAGTTTGAGAAGAACTCTAAAATTAGTAGTGAGGATCAGTTTAAAGTCCATCCAAATAGAGGTGAATTTAGAGCACAATGCTAAgcctattattttctctcgCTCTCTCTACCCATGCACTCCACTGAGCTActagtataatttttttcttttattgtataatgatgacaaaataaaaagtataaaatgcACTCGAGACATGCAAGAAGCATAAGGCGCTTGTATAGTGAAAATATagcattttatttaataagcaGCAGTAGGGCACCGGTGAGCAGTGATCCTCACATTTACATATCCATTCACATGTACTACTCTTCCTTCCCCTTATTTATGTTATCAAAACAACATTACAGTATTCACATTACAAAGACCCTAAATGGGTTTGCTCACTTTTCTCTCTCAGACGAATTAACacctcttttcctttttatttatatttcttttcgcACTCCCATCCTTAGCTTTCATGCTGATGCACGACCCTGCCACTCTTGCCTTCGTGGCCCCGGAAAGAAGAACACTTCATTTTGGCTTTCGAAAACCTCATCCACTTCTCTTGCCCGCACGCCAAAAGCCAACTCTTTCGCTTCCCTCTCCCACCGTCTCACAATATTATTTCTCCCTGAAACATGTTTTCCAGATTATCGCAGTACTAAAAACAGTAAgcattcatttttcatttaatttgacGAGGTTTAATTACCTGCCAGAGTATATCTAATGTTGCCTTGGGCATTAACCTCAAAGCAAAGTACTGCCAGGTTATTGTTGGGAGAAGCTACTGTGGCTACTGGATGGCCTGCAGGGACAATGAATACTGTGCCAGGTCGCAATCGCGACCTTACTCGCCCGTAAGTTTGACCCTTCCTTCCTTGGTGCTCAGAACCACCGCTTAAGTGAGGACAGGCCATTTCCATGTAGCCCTCACCCTGCGTAACGATTGCTATCTTGGTCGCCCTTGAATTGTACAAGGGTCCAGCCATTGATCCCTATATGTGCATAAAAAGTCccattataatttataaatagtgGACGGTTCATTCGAATCGAAACATGAGaaagcagaaaaataaaaaaataaaaaataaaaaatcgaGGGGGGTGATAATGTGCATACTCTAGTTATGTTGGCGAAGGAAATCATAAGGTCGAGATCTTGTAGCTGCTCCTTGTGATCATTAGGTCTAGCTTCAAAGAGCTGACCATGGTTGTTGCTTTGAACGGGGCGTTTGTGTAGAAGATTGAATGGGGCGCCACTTGATTCTCCTCCAAAAGGCCAAATGGTGCCACCTTCCTGATCACGGTGCGTCATAGCTTGGATTTGTTCCTTAGAGGCTTTTACAATCGCCTCTTGCTTTTGTGTAATTAATTGTTCTATCCTCCTCCTATCAGTCTGATTGATATCAGACAAAGACCCAATTAGCTCATATATAAATCGAATCACATCATATGGAAATTGAATGTATAGGCATCCACCTTAAAGGCAGCCTCGAGCAGCTCCCAGCTGAAAGCGTTGTAAAAAGACTCATCTTCACGACCACCTGCTGCACGGAATGCCTGCATCGAGAGACGATCAGTTTTCCAGAAATTACTCGCCAGTcgaaaaattaaccaattaaTAAACTATGATTTTGGAAACTAAATTATTACCTCGAACTCGCCAGGAAGATTGACAGGTTGGATgaaattgataatataaagTTTCTCATTATCATCCCTGTTGATGACATAGACAGGAGTGCCTGCACGAACCCTCATGACATCTCCGACTTCGATGTTAAAGCTCCTTTTCTCTCCTTCCTCATGGATCAGAGTTACAGTTCCTCGTCCTGAAATCAATTGATCCATCAAAATCAGTAAAATGAGCACAACTAGCACTGAACCGTTAATAGATTAAAATTTGGAACATATAATTATTCGTATACCTTTAGCAACGACGAGAACAGCATCAGCATCCCAGTGGCTAGGAGCTACAAACGTTTGAGGATTAGCTTTAAGAATTCCCACACGATAATTTTCAATTCCACGTAGaagttttgatttcttagTAAACCTCGGGAGAACAGAAATAGATCCATGTTCGGTCCTAACTTTTTCAGTAAATTGGTCAGTATCGAACACATAAGGGTTCTCCTCTGCTTCTTCATTAgtttcctcttcttttcctCCGCGCCCTCCTCCCTTTTCTCTTCCGTGCTCTCTTTCACCGCgccctccttcttcttctctttcgcGCTCTCTTTCATAACTCTCTTGGCACCGACGTCGACAAAGTGTTCGCTGCTGTCCCTCTTGCCTCTCGCACTGCCTTTGGCACTCTCTCAGCCTCTTTTCAGGATCAGTAGTACTTGAAACATCCCAGTCATCTTCTTCTCTATGACCAGAGCCTCTCCCTcctccttctccttctccttctccttctccttctcttCTTTCACGCTCTCGCTCCTTCTCTCTGTAATACTCCTCACACCTCCGCATACATTGTCTCTTCTGATCCTCACCATATTGCCTTTGGACTTTGCATTGGTGTTTGCATTGCTTTAGCTCAGGGTCTGTTGTGGCTTGAGCTAATGTGCCAGTAAAGAGAACAAAAACGAAAAGAACAGATATTATAGAAAGCTTCATTGTTGACCTTTTGACTTTCAATGCTTCAATTCGACTTCGATGAAGACAGTGGAGATGAGCATCGGGTTTTTATAATGGAGCAAAGGAGAACAAAAATCTGGATTAGATTAGAAGGTTGCATGCGTGGAGACGAGTGTCCAGTTAACGTGTCGATCATGCTCAGAAATCAATCGCCGCGTAATAGCTCTTCGGCtcaagaacaaatatatatCATGCGGATAAGCGACAATGTATTGAGCCTTTGCGTTAGCGggttgatatatatatatatattttgttctttctcttttctaaaCTCTGCAAAACGACACGCCTATATTTCTACAATGTACTGTTCACGTGGCAATTAGTGTCGTGTGGGTCGCATAATTTGCTTATTTTCTCTTTAGTCTGTCGTCGTTGGGCTTTGATTTAAGCTGCGTGCTCGGAGTGTAAATATCCGCCCTGCTATAATCCTCTGCTTTGCTCTTTTTCCTGTTTCGAGAAATTGACAATTTTCAGCATTAGTAGATTCGTCCATGATTGATCTTATctaacttttattaaaatatgatggaTTAGGAattttttcatactttttataatataatcattaaaaattttattgaatggttgaaattttattatttaaaaattaattaattatttttatcattttaaatttaattttttatttaatttaaaattaaaatataaaaattataaatattaataaattatattcaaattgCATAATAACAAGTTTGATgaattgtaaataaaaatatattttatattgtaataaattataaattctagaaaatattatttaaaaaatattatcttatataatattatttaaaaaatctattatattataatttatcttgttattttatcattctaatttatttatataatataatatgatgcTAATATATATggctattattttattaacaaatttatattttaataataaaattaaatattaaattaaaaaagattttaatgtcataaaaattatattttttaataattataaattttatttaattttaaatgtatgaaaatttatatttaagtagaacgaaatgaaaaaaaagaacatagATGTTAATAGACATATTAGTCGAGAAAAAAGATAGCTCGATACACACATCATCGTAGACTCTTTAATGTTTATCCTCAGCTTGTgatgtaaattattttaataagtcaaaatttaaaaacagaaaaaagattATTTGCATAATAAAACAACAAGAGAAATAACGTATTGTAGTGATTTGTGGAacgataaattatttatttggattCATCTTGTTTCACATGCATTTGCAATGGATGCAAAATCCATTCGAGTAATATACATCACGAGAAAAGGTAGAACAAtagatgatttttttttatgttataatttatcttgaaatgatttaatctTACTATCAATTAGTACtattgaatttgaaaatatcgtagtatttatttttttatgagataattatcatttcgtatatatacatacaaaaAGAATTTGCTCAGCTATTTGTCCAATCTTCTGAGTAAATGACATGAACAAATGATGCCGTATCATATGTAACAACAAAGGACAATTCCTATAGAGGATGGAAAAGCAAAGGTCAGGGAGCCTTGTTGTGGAGCTCTATATATAGTACTTGTCCTTTGTCCCGCTGTAGAATAGATCAGAAAATGTCCAAGTTCATAAAAATGCaatgatttttcatttttcaaatggATGTTCCTTGAACACTCCAGAAAAAGTTAGATAAGTACTACAAGTTTATTGAcacaaaacaagaagaaaaatccTATTAAGTTGTGTCCTTGAATATTGTCACCGTGAATCTCAGTGTCATTATTGGTGTCCTATCACATTGGTATCCTAGTAATTGGATTtagctttttaattattagccATTCCATTTTAGTCCTTTAATTAAAAGCCCAATCATCCTGGTTCTGACATATATATCTATAgttttatatgtattaaaaagttatagtataatttgatcaaatattaatagaaataaataaatgaactcgattataaaattattagtaaaagaaaataaaaattattagtagcatttcttatttattagatCCCTCAAAtatattcaagaaaaattcaaataccATTATCATTCTATAAGATAATCAGATACTCCATGAACTCcacaaaagaattaatattttatgaaaaaaatttagaaaattctaataataatataaaaatataaatttaaaaatctaaatactaAAAAGCCGCTAccaatctaaaaaaaaaaatcataaaatatataatataagaaaaaagaatacttttctaaatatatctttcagacaatattaaataaacaatttatattttcttccatACAATACTCATTCTTTTAAATtgcaactaattttttttttttttttttttttttttttttaattcgaAAGAAAGCCAATGCATTAACTTGAAAATTCAAACAGCAAAACATTTCTATAATCGTTATAGACATCATTTAATTAGccatataataatattcttgTTAAAGGGACTGTTGTATGCCttaatatcatcaaattaccATTCCAAGCTCAATTGATTTGAGACAATTCTGCTCATTACAGACTCCATATTTGCCATAAAAGAAActgaaataagaaattaaatatatttgagtTCCACTAAACTGATTAGTGAAAACTTTTTAACGTTTTTATAACTTATTCTGGATAAAAACTTCTAAAGAACAAAGATAATTATAAGCTCAAACAATATTTCCTATCATTTACCTTGGAAATCTAaacctcttttttctttttcaccaaCTAAATTGGAACTTCACGGTTGAGACCCTTATGGAATAATTATGTTTTGACATCTGCCGTTATATCCGATTCAAAAGCTCCTGCAACTCCATTAAAAATGTCTAATGTCTGCCgtaaatttgaaaaaggaTACTTCAAAGGTCAGGCATGCCCCTCCCAGTTTTAGGATCATACGTCCTCTCCAACACAAGATTCATAGGAGTGTCCTTAGGACCAGCTGCCAAAGGGGAAACAACAGGTGATCTGTTCATTTGCTGACAGACATATCTCAAAAACCAGAGaagtcataaaaaatttactgaTCATCTCAATATGCTCTAAAATTATGCTTGGCACATATGTTAGTCTAAGAAATTCCATATAAATGTCATTTCCTAAAAGTCTACATATAGTGTGGCTTAGATGCATGACCTTTAAGGGGGATTCTTCATTAGGCATGCAGATTGAGATGTAGACTAATCCAACAGGAGCATGTTATACTAACACAATTTACTTCTATAAcatggttaatt
The Ricinus communis isolate WT05 ecotype wild-type chromosome 1, ASM1957865v1, whole genome shotgun sequence DNA segment above includes these coding regions:
- the LOC8275430 gene encoding vicilin Cor a 11.0101; its protein translation is MKLSIISVLFVFVLFTGTLAQATTDPELKQCKHQCKVQRQYGEDQKRQCMRRCEEYYREKERERERREGEGEGEGEGGGRGSGHREEDDWDVSSTTDPEKRLRECQRQCERQEGQQRTLCRRRCQESYEREREREEEGGRGEREHGREKGGGRGGKEEETNEEAEENPYVFDTDQFTEKVRTEHGSISVLPRFTKKSKLLRGIENYRVGILKANPQTFVAPSHWDADAVLVVAKGRGTVTLIHEEGEKRSFNIEVGDVMRVRAGTPVYVINRDDNEKLYIINFIQPVNLPGEFEAFRAAGGREDESFYNAFSWELLEAAFKTDRRRIEQLITQKQEAIVKASKEQIQAMTHRDQEGGTIWPFGGESSGAPFNLLHKRPVQSNNHGQLFEARPNDHKEQLQDLDLMISFANITRGSMAGPLYNSRATKIAIVTQGEGYMEMACPHLSGGSEHQGRKGQTYGRVRSRLRPGTVFIVPAGHPVATVASPNNNLAVLCFEVNAQGNIRYTLAGRNNIVRRWEREAKELAFGVRAREVDEVFESQNEVFFFPGPRRQEWQGRASA